Proteins from a single region of Candidatus Eisenbacteria bacterium:
- a CDS encoding S8 family serine peptidase: protein MGVRAILVLVVTATLVAPALAKKPKPQPCPAGRFLVAGGAPLLPSGTTPRLEAVTLGTSGTVAVASGCAPVAARVKAKGKKTRVTVRWPSGACAGVRGTVHLVAAIDATCASMRGSLAGKKLHKPFQATRSTCGDGVVDRDGLETCDGSAPCDATCGAGATLGAPASTPLADAVTSFHVAGGIPQDEIDATPGGRRVARTILDVGFAADATVGQATALLDAVGGRIADMIPHVSVIVVRIPDPGSLTGLDAVVAQAASMPGVMFVNQGDFSENELPANYSPNLFPPPQSPLAKIGHHLGIRAHGAWNARAAIKTGREPTVVIADEFGDGPPSDSLAGTIVPEDFRTFSGPFAAHGYFVLGVLAGDFGGTTTDRGLVTGIYPAEGFPGGLPMRVIDRLENISDVQVEKLLSERIAELAMAGGHVVVNTSYGYSGVCDPVGNDCIDRTKAQAKAEAWATVVRQAGIAGKYVHFTSAGNINHDFPNVESAVTDSSFASAALLLNPPLPNTVVVENARGEGPPTFAPRCISDESQAGGTIAGIGTDVWSLDGPDAAVGASFRFGTSYATPQVAGLAAYLWSIDPMLEASDVVTTLIKTSRELPEPGGVGCSSFASLITARHIVDAYDAVLSLDAVSPPSPDAMPVRLALLDVTGDGVFDGADLPAFVAKYLDHGQPIPEPTVPDFGRFDLNGDGFTGGSNTVPFDLDRVGSMRLQLGSLDPLVLEKLVSDDRTIYGAFDERAASDLDILCYYAYSPLYTGTPAERGPLLPFALCNRWVFRQGFAAPPQTNVPVQLAIRSGVLQRDGTTVDFRAGALVHLTPTNATVDPTDGVTAELVPGDPPAFTTTVTPAVQNGTFDIGVEIRAVASGPVIASGTISRTIGTPTTTTVTGTTSVPTTTETPTTTETPTTTLCTFCFAPEVCCGHFCCF, encoded by the coding sequence ATGGGCGTGCGCGCGATCCTCGTTCTCGTGGTGACGGCCACGCTCGTGGCGCCCGCGCTCGCGAAGAAGCCGAAGCCGCAGCCCTGTCCGGCGGGACGCTTCCTGGTCGCGGGCGGCGCGCCGCTGCTTCCTTCCGGCACCACGCCACGCCTGGAGGCGGTGACGCTGGGGACGTCCGGAACGGTGGCCGTCGCGAGCGGCTGCGCCCCGGTGGCCGCGCGGGTGAAAGCGAAGGGAAAGAAGACGCGCGTCACGGTCCGCTGGCCGTCGGGTGCCTGCGCCGGCGTCCGCGGCACGGTCCACCTGGTCGCCGCGATCGACGCCACGTGCGCGAGCATGCGCGGCAGCCTCGCCGGCAAGAAGCTCCACAAGCCGTTCCAGGCGACGCGCTCGACCTGCGGCGACGGCGTCGTCGACCGTGACGGCCTCGAGACGTGCGACGGCTCGGCACCCTGCGACGCCACCTGCGGCGCCGGCGCAACGCTTGGCGCCCCGGCGAGCACCCCGCTCGCCGACGCCGTCACGTCGTTCCACGTCGCAGGCGGTATTCCACAGGACGAAATCGACGCAACGCCCGGCGGACGGCGCGTCGCGCGGACGATCCTCGACGTCGGCTTCGCAGCGGACGCGACCGTCGGCCAGGCGACGGCGCTCCTCGACGCGGTCGGCGGGCGGATCGCCGACATGATTCCGCACGTCTCCGTCATCGTCGTCCGCATCCCGGACCCGGGCTCCCTCACGGGGCTCGACGCCGTCGTCGCGCAGGCCGCATCGATGCCCGGCGTGATGTTCGTCAATCAGGGCGATTTCAGCGAAAACGAGTTGCCGGCCAACTACAGCCCGAACCTCTTCCCACCGCCCCAGAGCCCGCTGGCGAAGATCGGGCACCACCTCGGCATCCGTGCGCACGGCGCCTGGAACGCGCGGGCCGCGATCAAGACGGGTCGCGAGCCGACCGTCGTCATCGCGGACGAATTCGGCGACGGACCGCCGTCGGACTCGCTCGCCGGGACGATCGTGCCCGAAGACTTCCGTACGTTCTCTGGGCCGTTCGCGGCCCATGGCTACTTCGTTCTCGGCGTGCTGGCCGGCGATTTCGGGGGTACAACCACCGACCGCGGCCTCGTGACGGGAATCTATCCTGCGGAGGGGTTCCCCGGCGGCCTCCCCATGCGCGTCATCGACCGATTGGAGAACATCAGCGACGTCCAGGTGGAGAAGCTCCTGAGCGAGCGCATCGCTGAGCTCGCAATGGCCGGGGGACACGTCGTCGTCAACACGAGCTACGGGTACAGCGGCGTCTGCGACCCCGTGGGCAACGATTGCATCGACCGCACGAAGGCGCAGGCGAAGGCGGAGGCCTGGGCAACCGTGGTCCGCCAGGCGGGGATAGCGGGCAAGTACGTACACTTCACGTCCGCCGGCAACATCAACCACGACTTCCCGAACGTCGAGAGCGCCGTCACGGACAGCTCGTTCGCCAGCGCGGCGCTCCTGCTGAACCCGCCCCTCCCGAACACGGTCGTGGTCGAGAACGCCCGCGGGGAGGGTCCGCCGACGTTCGCCCCCCGCTGCATCAGCGACGAATCGCAAGCGGGGGGCACCATCGCCGGCATCGGCACCGACGTCTGGTCGCTCGACGGGCCCGACGCCGCCGTGGGTGCGAGCTTCCGGTTCGGGACGTCCTACGCGACGCCCCAGGTCGCCGGCCTCGCAGCGTACCTCTGGAGCATCGATCCGATGCTCGAGGCGTCCGACGTCGTCACCACGCTCATCAAGACGAGCCGCGAGCTACCGGAGCCGGGCGGCGTCGGCTGCTCGTCGTTCGCGAGCCTCATCACCGCCCGACACATCGTCGATGCATACGATGCGGTCCTGTCGCTCGACGCCGTGAGCCCGCCGTCGCCCGACGCCATGCCCGTGCGCCTGGCCCTCCTCGACGTCACCGGTGACGGGGTGTTCGATGGCGCGGACCTCCCTGCCTTCGTGGCGAAGTACCTCGACCACGGCCAACCGATCCCCGAGCCGACCGTGCCCGACTTCGGACGCTTCGACCTCAACGGCGACGGCTTCACGGGCGGCAGCAACACCGTCCCGTTCGACCTCGACCGCGTCGGTTCGATGCGACTCCAGCTGGGGAGCCTCGACCCGCTCGTCCTCGAGAAGCTGGTCTCCGACGATCGAACGATCTACGGCGCCTTCGACGAGCGCGCCGCGAGCGACCTCGACATCCTGTGCTACTACGCCTACTCGCCGCTCTACACCGGCACCCCGGCCGAGCGCGGGCCGCTGTTGCCGTTCGCGCTCTGCAACCGCTGGGTGTTCCGCCAGGGGTTCGCGGCGCCTCCCCAGACGAACGTTCCCGTGCAGCTCGCGATCCGCTCCGGAGTCTTGCAGCGCGACGGCACCACCGTGGACTTCCGTGCCGGCGCGCTCGTGCATCTCACGCCGACCAACGCGACGGTCGACCCGACGGACGGGGTCACGGCCGAGCTCGTTCCCGGGGATCCGCCGGCCTTCACCACGACCGTCACACCGGCCGTCCAGAACGGCACGTTCGACATCGGCGTCGAGATTCGAGCCGTCGCCAGCGGTCCGGTCATCGCGTCGGGAACGATCTCGCGTACGATCGGCACGCCGACCACGACCACCGTCACGGGGACGACCTCGGTCCCGACGACGACCGAGACCCCGACCACGACCGAGACCCCGACCACCACCCTCTGCACCTTCTGCTTCGCGCCCGAGGTCTGCTGCGGGCATTTCTGCTGCTTCTGA
- a CDS encoding acyl-CoA dehydrogenase family protein has product MAAPAGATSPEIRAQILDTVRRFVDRDVIPVASKYEHADEYPAPLVEKMRELGLFGATIPAEYGGLGLDYSTYAMVVEELCRGWMSLSGVLNTHLMFAFHVGTHGTEEQKRYWLPRLATGEERAGFCLTEAHAGSDTQNIRTVARRDGDHYVVNGSKMFITNAQTCTVFSLVAKTDPTAEPRHTGISLFAAPKGPGLTVGRHLDKLGYRGIETCEVTFEDYRLPATALVGGVEGRGLKIALSGLEVGRINIAARAVGVARAAFEDAIRYAQERQTFGKPISEHQAIQLKLADMGTKIEAARLLVRQAAAMKDRGERCDIEAGMAKLFASETCQEVSLEAMRILGGYGYIKEFRVERYYRDAPLMIIGEGTNEIQRLVIAKGLLQRYKI; this is encoded by the coding sequence ATGGCTGCACCCGCCGGGGCGACGTCGCCCGAGATCCGCGCACAGATCCTCGACACCGTGCGCCGCTTCGTCGACCGCGACGTGATCCCCGTCGCGAGCAAGTACGAGCACGCCGACGAGTATCCCGCGCCCCTCGTCGAGAAGATGCGGGAGCTCGGCCTGTTCGGCGCCACGATCCCGGCCGAGTACGGCGGGCTCGGGCTCGACTACAGCACCTACGCGATGGTCGTCGAGGAGCTGTGCCGGGGCTGGATGAGCCTCTCGGGGGTTCTCAACACGCACCTGATGTTCGCCTTCCACGTCGGCACGCACGGCACCGAAGAGCAGAAGCGCTACTGGCTGCCGCGCCTCGCGACGGGCGAGGAGCGCGCCGGGTTCTGCCTCACCGAGGCGCACGCCGGCAGCGACACGCAGAACATCCGCACCGTCGCGCGCCGCGACGGCGACCACTACGTCGTCAACGGCTCCAAGATGTTCATCACCAACGCCCAGACCTGCACGGTCTTCTCGCTGGTGGCGAAGACGGACCCCACCGCCGAGCCGCGGCACACCGGCATCAGCCTGTTCGCGGCGCCCAAAGGACCCGGGCTCACCGTCGGCCGGCATCTCGACAAGCTCGGCTACCGTGGCATCGAGACCTGCGAGGTCACGTTCGAGGACTACCGCCTCCCGGCGACGGCGCTGGTGGGCGGCGTCGAGGGTCGCGGGCTCAAGATCGCCCTCTCGGGGCTCGAGGTCGGCCGCATCAACATCGCCGCGCGGGCCGTCGGCGTCGCGCGCGCCGCCTTCGAGGACGCGATTCGCTACGCGCAGGAGCGGCAGACGTTCGGCAAACCCATCAGCGAGCACCAGGCGATCCAGCTGAAGCTCGCCGACATGGGCACGAAGATCGAGGCAGCGCGCCTCCTCGTCCGGCAGGCCGCCGCCATGAAGGACCGCGGCGAGCGCTGCGACATCGAGGCCGGGATGGCGAAGCTCTTCGCCTCCGAGACCTGCCAGGAAGTGTCGCTGGAGGCGATGCGGATCCTCGGCGGCTACGGCTACATCAAGGAGTTCCGGGTCGAGCGCTACTACCGCGACGCGCCGCTCATGATCATCGGCGAAGGCACCAACGAGATCCAGCGTCTCGTGATCGCGAAGGGCCTTCTCCAGCGGTACAAGATCTGA
- the cofE gene encoding coenzyme F420-0:L-glutamate ligase has product MTVAVIPVPGLPMIEPGANLGVLLGNAIEDARVGMKPQDVVVVCQKVVSKAEGAVVRVADVTPSPIAERLAAQTQGKDPRIVEVILRQTKRIVRNDRGHLIVETAHGWVCANAGVDESNGVADDVVTLLPEDADASAERLRTTLSDRFGVAIAVVVTDTFGRPWREGLVEVAIGCAGMEPLLDLRGRADLLGRELHHTVVALADEVAAAAGLVMEKDSGTAAAIVRGVRYTLGPGGAAAALVRKPEFDLFR; this is encoded by the coding sequence ATGACCGTCGCCGTGATCCCCGTGCCCGGTCTCCCGATGATCGAGCCCGGCGCGAACCTCGGCGTGCTGCTCGGCAATGCGATCGAGGACGCCCGCGTCGGCATGAAGCCGCAGGACGTGGTGGTCGTGTGCCAGAAGGTCGTCTCGAAGGCCGAGGGGGCCGTCGTCCGGGTCGCGGACGTCACCCCCTCGCCGATCGCCGAGCGCCTCGCGGCGCAGACGCAGGGCAAGGACCCGCGCATCGTCGAGGTGATCCTGCGACAGACCAAGCGCATCGTCCGCAACGATCGTGGCCATCTCATCGTCGAGACGGCGCACGGGTGGGTGTGCGCGAACGCGGGCGTCGACGAGTCGAACGGCGTCGCCGACGACGTGGTCACGCTCCTCCCCGAGGACGCCGATGCGTCGGCCGAGCGCCTGCGCACGACGTTGTCGGATCGCTTCGGCGTCGCGATCGCAGTGGTCGTGACGGACACCTTCGGCCGTCCCTGGCGCGAGGGCCTGGTCGAGGTCGCAATCGGGTGCGCCGGCATGGAGCCGCTTCTGGACCTGCGCGGGCGCGCCGACCTGCTCGGGCGCGAGCTGCACCACACCGTCGTCGCGCTGGCCGACGAGGTGGCGGCGGCGGCGGGCCTGGTGATGGAGAAGGACAGCGGGACCGCCGCGGCGATCGTGCGTGGGGTTCGCTACACCCTGGGCCCCGGGGGCGCCGCCGCGGCGCTCGTCCGCAAGCCCGAGTTCGACCTCTTCCGGTAG
- a CDS encoding PIG-L family deacetylase gives MAPHPDDETIAAGGLIQRVVETGGQVQVVFVTNGDGYPEAASALTGDSTPSHSDFRALGARRLQEAARATRTLGVPEGHLTFLGFPDGELAALRGRCWSRWTPCASPYTGVGPFSGERLVAALERALADARPTIVVAPDPRDVHPDHSAAGHFALAASRTLRPAPMVLTYVVHDPAWPPAVRERPDLPPVPGPRYAQDTWWTLALTPHEIATKHAALSSYRTQLAVLEDLLDRFVRSNEIFSRVATPGG, from the coding sequence GTGGCCCCCCATCCGGACGACGAGACCATCGCCGCGGGTGGGCTCATCCAGCGCGTCGTCGAGACGGGCGGCCAGGTCCAGGTCGTGTTCGTGACCAACGGCGACGGATATCCCGAGGCCGCCAGCGCTCTCACCGGCGATTCGACGCCGTCCCATTCCGACTTTCGCGCCCTCGGCGCCCGCCGGCTGCAGGAGGCCGCGCGAGCGACGCGGACGCTCGGTGTGCCGGAAGGACACCTCACTTTCCTGGGATTCCCCGACGGCGAGCTCGCGGCCCTGCGCGGCCGGTGCTGGTCGCGCTGGACGCCGTGCGCGTCGCCGTACACGGGCGTGGGCCCGTTCTCCGGTGAGCGCCTCGTCGCCGCCCTCGAGCGCGCGCTCGCCGACGCGCGGCCGACGATCGTCGTCGCGCCCGACCCGCGTGACGTCCATCCGGACCACTCCGCCGCCGGGCACTTCGCCCTCGCCGCTTCGAGGACACTCAGGCCGGCGCCCATGGTGCTGACCTACGTCGTCCACGATCCGGCGTGGCCGCCCGCCGTCCGCGAGCGCCCCGACCTCCCGCCGGTGCCTGGCCCACGCTACGCCCAGGATACCTGGTGGACGCTGGCGCTCACGCCCCACGAGATCGCGACCAAGCACGCGGCCCTGTCGAGCTATCGCACGCAGCTCGCGGTGCTCGAGGACCTCCTCGATCGCTTCGTGCGCTCGAACGAGATCTTCTCGCGCGTCGCGACGCCCGGCGGTTGA
- a CDS encoding glycosyltransferase family 1 protein: MRVVVTGFVATYPVGGVAWDYLQYVEGFRRLGCDVFYLEDSGRWLYDPSAGTFVPDASRGARFLADAIATLDPALAGAWSVRGADDVVHGRDAAHVARVCDGADLLLNVSGSCWLRDAYRKARVAAYVDTDPGYSQARAAAVDTGTVDPELHRSVALMRRHDVFFTLGEHIGAPDCTIPTVGIEWKPTRQPIVLDRWPTAPRPDGPFTTVMSWKIEPSPPIVDGRVYGGKDVEFERFMDLPAHTPERLEVAISGDAPRDRIRAAGWHVVEAGAVSRTPADYRDYILRSRGELSIAKNAYVETRSGWFSTRSAAYLAAGRPVVLQDTAFSAHLPTGPGLHAFSTIDEAARALAEVRRDYPRACGHAREVAESCFRAERVCERLLADALG, encoded by the coding sequence GTGCGCGTCGTGGTGACCGGATTCGTCGCCACGTATCCCGTCGGCGGGGTGGCGTGGGACTATCTCCAGTACGTCGAAGGGTTCCGGCGCCTGGGCTGCGACGTGTTCTACCTCGAGGACTCGGGGCGCTGGCTCTACGACCCGAGCGCCGGCACGTTCGTGCCCGACGCGTCGCGCGGCGCGCGCTTTCTCGCCGACGCGATCGCAACGCTCGACCCGGCCCTCGCGGGCGCGTGGAGCGTGCGGGGCGCCGACGACGTGGTGCACGGTCGCGACGCGGCGCACGTGGCGCGGGTCTGCGACGGCGCCGACCTCCTGCTCAACGTCTCCGGCTCGTGCTGGCTGCGGGACGCGTACCGCAAGGCACGCGTCGCCGCGTACGTCGACACCGACCCGGGCTACAGCCAGGCTCGCGCGGCCGCGGTCGACACGGGCACGGTCGATCCGGAGCTGCACCGAAGCGTCGCGCTCATGCGGCGACACGATGTCTTCTTCACCCTGGGAGAGCACATCGGCGCGCCCGACTGCACGATTCCGACCGTCGGCATCGAGTGGAAACCGACGCGGCAGCCGATCGTGCTCGATCGCTGGCCGACCGCGCCCAGGCCCGACGGCCCGTTCACGACCGTCATGTCGTGGAAGATCGAGCCGTCGCCCCCGATCGTCGACGGGCGCGTGTACGGCGGCAAGGACGTCGAGTTCGAGCGCTTCATGGACCTGCCGGCGCACACGCCGGAGCGGCTCGAGGTGGCGATCTCCGGCGACGCGCCCCGCGACCGCATCCGGGCCGCGGGCTGGCACGTCGTCGAGGCCGGCGCGGTGTCGCGTACACCCGCCGACTACCGCGACTACATCCTGCGCTCGCGCGGCGAGCTGTCGATCGCGAAGAACGCCTACGTCGAGACGCGCAGCGGCTGGTTCAGCACGCGCAGTGCCGCGTATCTGGCCGCCGGTCGGCCGGTCGTCCTCCAGGACACGGCGTTCTCGGCGCACCTGCCGACCGGACCGGGTCTGCATGCGTTCAGCACGATCGACGAGGCGGCTCGGGCGCTCGCCGAGGTCCGTCGCGACTATCCGCGCGCCTGCGGCCACGCGCGCGAGGTCGCGGAGTCGTGCTTTCGCGCGGAGCGCGTCTGCGAGCGGCTGCTCGCGGATGCGCTCGGGTGA
- a CDS encoding AAA family ATPase: MYEEYFGFREPPFRITPDPRFLYRNPSVEEAAAALSYGIERRKGFLSLVGEAGTGKTTLLRHVLDTLAGNVKTVLLLHPTVEFDEILEYLLSELGIPVDGGRKLVLLQRLQDYLLEHTRAGGNLALLIDEAQDLAPHVLEELRLLSNLETGTEKILQIVLAGQPELEAKLADPALRQLRQRIALHIRLRPFSAAEVAAYISRRLELAGATRADIFAPAAIRRIATVSHGIPRIINVLCDASLVTAFATSGRQVSADIVDEAWADYARLGVQVPEEKPLVAPPSPSPAPPTSPLLPPTPGPVEPEPAPPPVHVIASPPASPPPLVDVKPPDEKPLEPLVINIGGGAARSWLAGVPVRNFVGGFLVAVLAILGVYTMRTRPASTALPEEPVVLGPPTAAEARAVVHEYMLAYEDRDLDRMMALFAPQAIANEIDGADAIREDYAKTFARLAEVTCVVPRVDVTLSDEDDIVTVSGPLVIDYRDNNGETSALRGDARWEIARLGGAPRIVGLRYTLGDAS; encoded by the coding sequence ATGTACGAGGAGTACTTCGGGTTCCGGGAGCCGCCCTTCCGGATCACGCCGGACCCGCGGTTCCTGTACCGGAACCCGTCCGTCGAGGAGGCGGCCGCTGCGCTTTCCTACGGCATCGAGCGGCGCAAGGGCTTCCTGTCGCTCGTCGGCGAGGCGGGCACCGGCAAGACGACGCTTTTGCGCCACGTGCTCGACACGCTGGCGGGCAACGTCAAGACCGTGCTCCTCCTCCATCCGACCGTCGAGTTCGACGAGATCCTCGAGTACCTCCTCTCGGAGCTCGGCATCCCGGTCGACGGCGGCCGCAAGCTGGTCCTCCTGCAGCGCCTGCAGGACTATCTGCTCGAGCACACGCGCGCCGGAGGCAACCTGGCCCTCCTCATCGACGAGGCGCAGGACCTGGCGCCGCACGTGCTGGAGGAGCTGCGCCTGCTCTCGAACCTCGAGACGGGTACCGAGAAGATCCTGCAGATCGTGCTGGCGGGACAGCCGGAGCTCGAAGCCAAGCTCGCCGATCCGGCCCTGCGCCAGCTCCGGCAGCGGATCGCGCTCCACATCCGCCTGCGACCCTTCTCGGCCGCCGAGGTCGCTGCCTACATCTCGCGACGCCTCGAGCTCGCGGGCGCGACGCGCGCGGACATCTTCGCGCCGGCCGCCATCCGGCGCATCGCCACCGTGAGCCACGGCATCCCACGCATCATCAACGTGCTCTGCGACGCGTCGCTGGTGACGGCGTTCGCGACCAGCGGGCGTCAGGTGAGCGCCGACATCGTCGACGAGGCGTGGGCCGACTACGCGCGCCTGGGTGTCCAGGTGCCGGAGGAGAAGCCGCTCGTGGCCCCGCCGTCGCCATCGCCCGCACCGCCGACATCACCGCTGCTGCCACCAACGCCCGGGCCCGTCGAGCCCGAGCCGGCTCCGCCTCCCGTCCACGTGATCGCGTCGCCTCCGGCGTCGCCACCGCCGCTCGTGGACGTGAAGCCACCGGACGAGAAGCCCCTCGAGCCGCTCGTCATCAACATCGGCGGCGGCGCGGCCCGATCGTGGCTCGCCGGCGTGCCGGTGCGCAACTTCGTCGGCGGCTTCCTGGTGGCCGTCCTCGCGATCCTCGGCGTCTACACCATGCGGACGCGACCGGCGTCGACCGCGCTGCCGGAGGAGCCCGTCGTCCTGGGCCCGCCGACGGCGGCCGAAGCGCGCGCCGTCGTCCACGAGTACATGCTCGCCTACGAGGACCGCGACCTCGACCGCATGATGGCGCTCTTCGCGCCGCAGGCGATCGCGAACGAGATCGACGGCGCCGACGCGATCCGCGAGGACTATGCCAAGACGTTCGCGAGGCTCGCCGAGGTGACGTGCGTCGTGCCCCGCGTCGACGTCACGCTCTCGGACGAGGATGACATCGTGACCGTCTCGGGGCCGCTCGTCATCGACTATCGCGACAACAATGGCGAGACGAGCGCGCTGCGGGGTGACGCCCGCTGGGAGATCGCCCGCCTCGGCGGCGCGCCCCGCATCGTCGGCTTGCGCTACACGCTGGGCGACGCGTCGTAG
- a CDS encoding ABC transporter ATP-binding protein: MSGTLPVVGKILRRLRPHRWLFASAVLQVLVIGFLELAKPWPLKIVVDNVLGGKPLGIAAFDSLGRMTMLAVACVALIAVYALLGTLSVTSNYATISVGQRMVNDFRAELYAHLQRLSLAFHSRREVGDLLFRLTADTFAIQTLTMNGFFPILTSVVLLGGMLVVMLRLDWMMTLVALAIVPLLFVTIVTLSARINALATDARMKESALWAVAQRTIGAIRVIQAFTTEPSEHRRFVDTSSASLDANLRLYTFQSVYSAFVGILIAAGTAGVLWFGASHVMQGTLSIGDVLVFTSYLASLYAPINSLTQTWGLIQGARVGAERVFEILETAPDLLDGQRELRRADVQGRVRFEDVHFAYEASRPVLRGVTFEVVPGSLVAVVGATGAGKTTLVGLIPRFYDVTSGRVRLDGVDVREFKLRSLRQQVGMVLQPPLVFPTSLRDNIAYGRPEASVEEVRQAAELAQLGEFIARLPQGIDTVIGEGGATLSSGEQLRVTIARALLRDAPLLILDEPTSALDVETEARVMAGLENLMTGRTTFVIAHRLSTVRRADVVLVLDQGQIAEQGSFAELVQRGGHFARLYRTQFAGEVDRVASS, translated from the coding sequence ATGTCGGGAACGCTCCCCGTCGTCGGGAAGATCCTGCGCCGGCTGCGGCCGCACCGGTGGCTGTTCGCGAGCGCCGTCCTGCAGGTGCTGGTGATCGGCTTCCTCGAGCTGGCAAAGCCCTGGCCGCTCAAGATCGTCGTCGACAACGTCCTCGGCGGAAAGCCGCTCGGCATCGCCGCCTTCGATTCGCTCGGCCGCATGACCATGCTCGCCGTCGCGTGCGTGGCGCTCATCGCCGTCTACGCGCTCCTCGGTACCCTCAGCGTAACCTCGAACTACGCGACCATCAGCGTCGGCCAGCGCATGGTGAACGACTTCCGTGCCGAGCTGTACGCGCACCTCCAGCGCCTGTCGCTCGCCTTCCACAGCCGGCGCGAGGTGGGCGATCTGCTGTTCCGGCTCACGGCCGACACGTTCGCGATCCAGACGCTCACGATGAACGGGTTCTTCCCGATCCTGACGTCGGTCGTCCTGCTCGGCGGCATGCTCGTCGTCATGCTGCGGCTCGACTGGATGATGACGCTGGTCGCGCTCGCGATCGTCCCGCTGCTCTTCGTTACCATCGTCACGCTCTCGGCGCGCATCAACGCGCTCGCGACCGACGCGCGCATGAAGGAGAGCGCCCTGTGGGCCGTCGCCCAGCGCACCATCGGCGCCATCCGGGTGATCCAGGCATTCACGACCGAGCCCTCGGAGCACCGGCGGTTCGTCGACACCTCGAGCGCGAGCCTCGACGCGAACCTGCGCCTCTACACCTTCCAGAGCGTCTACTCCGCGTTCGTCGGCATCCTGATCGCCGCCGGGACGGCGGGCGTGCTCTGGTTCGGCGCCAGCCACGTGATGCAGGGCACGCTCAGCATCGGCGACGTGCTCGTCTTCACGAGCTATCTCGCGTCGCTCTATGCCCCGATCAACAGCCTGACGCAGACCTGGGGCCTCATCCAGGGCGCCCGGGTCGGCGCGGAGCGCGTGTTCGAGATCCTCGAGACGGCACCCGACCTGCTGGACGGCCAGCGCGAGCTCCGGCGCGCCGACGTGCAGGGACGCGTGCGCTTCGAGGACGTCCACTTCGCCTACGAGGCGAGCCGCCCCGTCCTGCGCGGCGTCACCTTCGAAGTCGTGCCGGGGTCGCTCGTCGCGGTCGTGGGCGCGACCGGGGCGGGCAAGACGACGCTGGTCGGTCTCATTCCCCGCTTCTACGACGTCACGTCCGGACGCGTCCGGCTGGACGGCGTCGACGTGCGCGAGTTCAAGCTCCGCTCGCTCCGCCAGCAGGTGGGGATGGTCCTGCAGCCGCCGCTGGTCTTCCCGACCTCGCTGCGCGACAACATCGCCTACGGCCGCCCCGAGGCGAGCGTCGAGGAGGTTCGCCAGGCCGCCGAGCTGGCGCAGCTGGGCGAGTTCATCGCGCGCCTGCCGCAGGGCATCGACACGGTGATCGGCGAGGGCGGTGCCACGCTCTCCTCGGGCGAGCAGCTCCGCGTGACGATCGCCCGCGCGCTCCTGCGCGATGCGCCGCTCCTGATCCTGGACGAGCCGACGTCGGCGCTCGACGTCGAGACCGAGGCGCGCGTCATGGCGGGGCTCGAGAACCTCATGACGGGACGGACGACGTTCGTCATCGCGCATCGCCTCTCGACCGTCCGCCGCGCCGACGTTGTCCTGGTGCTCGACCAGGGACAGATCGCCGAGCAGGGTTCGTTCGCGGAGCTCGTGCAGCGCGGCGGACACTTCGCGCGGCTGTACCGCACCCAGTTCGCGGGGGAGGTGGATCGTGTCGCGTCCTCGTAA